A genomic segment from Diospyros lotus cultivar Yz01 chromosome 5, ASM1463336v1, whole genome shotgun sequence encodes:
- the LOC127801413 gene encoding zinc finger CCCH domain-containing protein 23-like isoform X1, producing MDTYDATRIVLSRIQNLDPENASKIMGFILLQDHVENEMIRLAFGPESLLHSLVLQARKELGLPSTPSSRPAFLPPVSLSRQNSSSSRHNLPSPLSIPNQASPFSPSLGPKSPDFLYPQQGLPNWEGSSTASGSFGGKPCLFYGRGYCKNGNSCRFFHAGITDSGPVVGSPGKFETMEQCQEQFLRSTSAQQQSLAASTFPYSPVAANRPMNLLPQQQQIDSQSAAAAAALMMGDDMHKFGPSRIERNDYPMNPASRQIYLTFPAESTFNEDDVSRYFSNYGPVQDVRIPYQHKRMFGFVTFLYPETVQAILTKGNPHFICESRVLVKPYKDKGKVPDKFRKQQHMPPMEKLDFLASGSPTDLDPRGPYGPLPGARILGNTQDTMWRRKLEEQANLEQALELQGRRMMGLQLVDMNGQNHHWRLPSPATILSPTHSKMALNQALIPSDGKSPKMAEEKQLDQTKNVGVKEKESSFNNGTDQNAMGKESPKRNEESDLPKGPEHNLPDSPFASPKAAGENLTAFSDTAGTEEKNGVLRATSADNDLITSPFIPAASLKSCYYQVPVPRFSSHGAIKM from the exons ATGGATACTTATGATGCAACCAGGATTGTGCTCTCCAGGATCCAGAATTTGGACCCTGAAAATGCCTCAAAGATCATGGGCTTCATCTTGCTTCAGGACCATGTTGAGAATGAAATGATTAGGTTGGCCTTTGGCCCTGAATCTCTGCTTCACTCCCTCGTTCTCCAGGCCAGAAAAGAGCTCGGCTTGCCGTCAACCCCGTCGTCTCGACCTGCTTTTCTGCCACCGGTTTCTCTTTCTCGGCAGAATTCGTCGTCCTCAAGGCACAATCTTCCATCTCCTCTTAGCATCCCGAACCAGGCTTCACCCTTCTCGCCATCTCTGGGCCCAAAAAGTCCAGATTTTCTGTACCCACAACAGGGCTTGCCCAACTGGGAAGGCTCTTCTACTGCTAGTGGATCATTTGGTGGGAAGCCTTGTCTTTTCTATGGTAGAGGCTACTGTAAGAATGGAAACAGTTGCAGGTTCTTCCATGCCGGCATTACTGATTCGGGCCCTGTGGTTGGGTCACCGGGCAAGTTCGAGACGATGGAGCAGTGCCAAGAGCAGTTTCTCAGATCTACGTCCGCCCAGCAACAAAGCCTGGCTGCTTCTACTTTTCCATACTCTCCCGTGGCGGCAAACAGACCCATGAATCTCCTTCCCCAGCAACAACAAATTGATTCCCAAAG tgcggcggcggcggcggcattGATGATGGGTGACGATATGCACAAATTTGGCCCGTCCCGGATTGAGAGGAATGATTATCCGATGAACCCAGCTTCAAGACAGATCTACTTGACTTTCCCAGCTGAAAGCACGTTTAATGAAGACGATGTGTCGAGATATTTCAG TAATTATGGGCCAGTTCAGGACGTGAGAATTCCGTATCAGCATAAGAGGATGTTTGGTTTTGTGACCTTTCTCTACCCAGAGACAGTGCAAGCCATCCTGACCAAAGGGAACCCTCATTTTATATGCGAATCTAGGGTTCTTGTCAAGCCATACAAGGACAAGGGCAAGGTCCCCGACAAGTTCAG GAAGCAACAACATATGCCGCCAATGGAGAAACTAGACTTCTTAGCTTCTGGTAGCCCAACGGACCTTGATCCAAGAGGCCCCTATGGCCCCCTCCCTG GAGCAAGGATTTTGGGCAATACCCAGGACACGATGTGGAGGAGGAAACTAGAGGAGCAAGCTAACTTGGAGCAAGCGCTTGAGCTCCAGGGTCGAAGAATGATGGGTCTGCAACTTGTTGATATGAATGGGCAAAACCACCATTGGAGGCTCCCTAGCCCTGCTACTATTCTGtccccaactcactccaaaatGGCTCTGAATCAGGCACTCATTCCTTCCGATGGCAAAAGTCCAAAAATGGCTGAAG AGAAGCAACTGGATCAGACTAAGAATGTGGGTGTGAAAGAGAAAGAATCGTCTTTCAACAATGGCACTGACCAGAATGCCATGGGCAAAGAAAGTCCCAAACGTAATGAAGAAAGTGATTTGCCAAAAGG CCCGGAACACAACCTCCCGGACAGTCCCTTTGCATCTCCCAAAGCTGCCGGAGAAAATTTGACGGCCTTCTCTGACACTGCCGGCACTGAAGAGAAGAATGGCGTCCTCCGGGCAACATCTGCCGACAACGACTTGATCACTTCTCCCTTCATTCCTGCAGCTTCTCTGAAATCGTGTTACTATCAAGTGCCAGTGCCAAG GTTCTCTAGTCATGGAGCCATTAAGATGTAA
- the LOC127801413 gene encoding zinc finger CCCH domain-containing protein 23-like isoform X2 — MDTYDATRIVLSRIQNLDPENASKIMGFILLQDHVENEMIRLAFGPESLLHSLVLQARKELGLPSTPSSRPAFLPPVSLSRQNSSSSRHNLPSPLSIPNQASPFSPSLGPKSPDFLYPQQGLPNWEGSSTASGSFGGKPCLFYGRGYCKNGNSCRFFHAGITDSGPVVGSPGKFETMEQCQEQFLRSTSAQQQSLAASTFPYSPVAANRPMNLLPQQQQIDSQSAAAAAALMMGDDMHKFGPSRIERNDYPMNPASRQIYLTFPAESTFNEDDVSRYFSNYGPVQDVRIPYQHKRMFGFVTFLYPETVQAILTKGNPHFICESRVLVKPYKDKGKVPDKKQQHMPPMEKLDFLASGSPTDLDPRGPYGPLPGARILGNTQDTMWRRKLEEQANLEQALELQGRRMMGLQLVDMNGQNHHWRLPSPATILSPTHSKMALNQALIPSDGKSPKMAEEKQLDQTKNVGVKEKESSFNNGTDQNAMGKESPKRNEESDLPKGPEHNLPDSPFASPKAAGENLTAFSDTAGTEEKNGVLRATSADNDLITSPFIPAASLKSCYYQVPVPRFSSHGAIKM; from the exons ATGGATACTTATGATGCAACCAGGATTGTGCTCTCCAGGATCCAGAATTTGGACCCTGAAAATGCCTCAAAGATCATGGGCTTCATCTTGCTTCAGGACCATGTTGAGAATGAAATGATTAGGTTGGCCTTTGGCCCTGAATCTCTGCTTCACTCCCTCGTTCTCCAGGCCAGAAAAGAGCTCGGCTTGCCGTCAACCCCGTCGTCTCGACCTGCTTTTCTGCCACCGGTTTCTCTTTCTCGGCAGAATTCGTCGTCCTCAAGGCACAATCTTCCATCTCCTCTTAGCATCCCGAACCAGGCTTCACCCTTCTCGCCATCTCTGGGCCCAAAAAGTCCAGATTTTCTGTACCCACAACAGGGCTTGCCCAACTGGGAAGGCTCTTCTACTGCTAGTGGATCATTTGGTGGGAAGCCTTGTCTTTTCTATGGTAGAGGCTACTGTAAGAATGGAAACAGTTGCAGGTTCTTCCATGCCGGCATTACTGATTCGGGCCCTGTGGTTGGGTCACCGGGCAAGTTCGAGACGATGGAGCAGTGCCAAGAGCAGTTTCTCAGATCTACGTCCGCCCAGCAACAAAGCCTGGCTGCTTCTACTTTTCCATACTCTCCCGTGGCGGCAAACAGACCCATGAATCTCCTTCCCCAGCAACAACAAATTGATTCCCAAAG tgcggcggcggcggcggcattGATGATGGGTGACGATATGCACAAATTTGGCCCGTCCCGGATTGAGAGGAATGATTATCCGATGAACCCAGCTTCAAGACAGATCTACTTGACTTTCCCAGCTGAAAGCACGTTTAATGAAGACGATGTGTCGAGATATTTCAG TAATTATGGGCCAGTTCAGGACGTGAGAATTCCGTATCAGCATAAGAGGATGTTTGGTTTTGTGACCTTTCTCTACCCAGAGACAGTGCAAGCCATCCTGACCAAAGGGAACCCTCATTTTATATGCGAATCTAGGGTTCTTGTCAAGCCATACAAGGACAAGGGCAAGGTCCCCGACAA GAAGCAACAACATATGCCGCCAATGGAGAAACTAGACTTCTTAGCTTCTGGTAGCCCAACGGACCTTGATCCAAGAGGCCCCTATGGCCCCCTCCCTG GAGCAAGGATTTTGGGCAATACCCAGGACACGATGTGGAGGAGGAAACTAGAGGAGCAAGCTAACTTGGAGCAAGCGCTTGAGCTCCAGGGTCGAAGAATGATGGGTCTGCAACTTGTTGATATGAATGGGCAAAACCACCATTGGAGGCTCCCTAGCCCTGCTACTATTCTGtccccaactcactccaaaatGGCTCTGAATCAGGCACTCATTCCTTCCGATGGCAAAAGTCCAAAAATGGCTGAAG AGAAGCAACTGGATCAGACTAAGAATGTGGGTGTGAAAGAGAAAGAATCGTCTTTCAACAATGGCACTGACCAGAATGCCATGGGCAAAGAAAGTCCCAAACGTAATGAAGAAAGTGATTTGCCAAAAGG CCCGGAACACAACCTCCCGGACAGTCCCTTTGCATCTCCCAAAGCTGCCGGAGAAAATTTGACGGCCTTCTCTGACACTGCCGGCACTGAAGAGAAGAATGGCGTCCTCCGGGCAACATCTGCCGACAACGACTTGATCACTTCTCCCTTCATTCCTGCAGCTTCTCTGAAATCGTGTTACTATCAAGTGCCAGTGCCAAG GTTCTCTAGTCATGGAGCCATTAAGATGTAA